From one Streptomyces sp. NBC_00539 genomic stretch:
- the hflX gene encoding GTPase HflX has product MTATEQPRTTGNPIGTAAAINAGEDTGLRHVAALSTELRDVVEVEQRQVRLERVVLVGVWTSGTVAEAESSLAELAALAETAGALVLDGVIQRRDKPDPATYIGSGKAKELRDIVAESGADTVVCDGELSPAQLVRLEEFVKVKVVDRTALILDIFAQRATSREGKAQVALAQMQYMLPRLRGWGASLSRQMGGGGAGGGGMATRGPGETKIETDRRRLRDKMARMRREIDEMKTARDLKRQERRRNKVPSVAIAGYTNAGKSSLLNRLTGAEVHVQNALFATLDPTVRRCETPAGRAYTLADTVGFVRHLPHQLVDAFRSTLEEVAEADLILHVVDGSHPDPESQIEAVRAVVGEVGGAGVPEVIVVNKTDAASPEALERLLAAEPGAVAVSARTGEGIPALLARIEAELPRPETQVEVVIPYTEGHLVARIHADGEILAESHGETGTHLRANVDAALAAELADYVA; this is encoded by the coding sequence ATGACCGCAACAGAGCAGCCCAGGACCACCGGGAACCCGATCGGGACCGCCGCCGCGATCAACGCCGGTGAGGACACCGGGCTGCGCCACGTCGCCGCCCTGTCCACGGAACTGCGGGACGTCGTCGAGGTCGAGCAGCGCCAGGTCCGCCTGGAGCGGGTGGTGCTGGTCGGCGTGTGGACCTCCGGCACGGTCGCGGAGGCCGAGAGCTCGCTGGCCGAGCTCGCCGCACTCGCCGAGACCGCCGGGGCCCTGGTGCTCGACGGTGTGATCCAGCGCCGCGACAAGCCCGACCCGGCGACGTACATCGGCTCGGGCAAGGCGAAGGAGCTGCGCGACATCGTCGCCGAGAGCGGCGCCGACACGGTCGTGTGCGACGGCGAGCTGAGCCCGGCCCAGCTCGTGCGGCTGGAGGAGTTCGTCAAGGTCAAGGTCGTGGACCGGACCGCCCTGATCCTCGACATCTTCGCCCAGCGCGCCACCTCCCGCGAGGGCAAGGCCCAGGTCGCGCTCGCGCAGATGCAGTACATGCTGCCGCGGCTGCGCGGCTGGGGCGCCTCGCTGTCCCGGCAGATGGGCGGCGGCGGAGCGGGCGGTGGCGGCATGGCCACCCGCGGCCCCGGCGAGACCAAGATCGAGACGGACCGGCGCCGGCTGCGCGACAAGATGGCCAGGATGCGGCGCGAGATCGACGAGATGAAGACCGCCCGCGACCTCAAGCGCCAGGAGCGCCGCCGCAACAAGGTCCCGTCGGTGGCCATCGCCGGCTACACCAACGCGGGCAAGTCCTCGCTGCTCAACCGCCTCACCGGGGCCGAAGTACACGTACAGAACGCCCTGTTCGCCACGCTGGACCCCACGGTGCGCCGCTGCGAGACCCCGGCCGGACGGGCCTACACCCTCGCCGACACGGTCGGCTTCGTGCGGCACCTGCCGCACCAGCTCGTCGACGCGTTCCGCTCCACCCTGGAGGAGGTCGCCGAGGCGGACCTCATCCTGCACGTCGTGGACGGCTCCCACCCGGATCCCGAGTCCCAGATCGAGGCCGTGCGCGCCGTCGTCGGCGAGGTCGGCGGCGCGGGCGTGCCCGAGGTCATCGTGGTCAACAAGACCGACGCCGCGAGCCCCGAGGCCCTGGAGCGGCTGCTGGCGGCCGAGCCGGGGGCGGTGGCCGTCTCCGCCCGCACCGGGGAGGGCATCCCCGCGCTGCTGGCCCGCATCGAGGCGGAACTGCCCCGCCCCGAGACGCAGGTGGAGGTGGTCATCCCGTACACCGAGGGCCACCTGGTCGCACGGATCCACGCGGACGGCGAGATCCTCGCCGAGAGCCACGGCGAGACCGGCACCCACCTGCGCGCCAACGTGGACGCCGCCCTGGCCGCGGAGCTCGCGGACTACGTGGCCTGA